The following are encoded in a window of Pelecanus crispus isolate bPelCri1 chromosome 6, bPelCri1.pri, whole genome shotgun sequence genomic DNA:
- the CEND1 gene encoding cell cycle exit and neuronal differentiation protein 1 — translation MDSKGNVRSGNKPDAKAPSSGKPEKPNPGPATNADKKEIPKEQPAPATATKKAGGDAVVNNHSNLKPIPATTETQEATGQSPDSDHKGNSSEESPGSIFDNMKPLIIIGGVAVAALAVIVGVAFLARKK, via the coding sequence ATGGATTCCAAAGGCAATGTCCGAAGCGGAAACAAACCCGATGCCAAGGCCCCAAGCTCCGGAAAACCAGAAAAGCCCAACCCTGGGCCTGCCACGAATGCAGACAAGAAGGAGATCCCCAaagagcagcctgctcctgccactgccaccaAGAAGGCAGGTGGTGATGCCGTCGTGAACAACCACAGCAACCTGAAACCAATCCCCGCCACCACGGAGACACAAGAGGCCACCGGCCAGTCCCCTGACTCTGACCACAAGGGAAACAGCTCCGAGGAGTCGCCAGGCAGCATCTTCGACAACATGAAGCCCTTGATCATCATTGGAGGAGTGGCAGTGGCTGCGCTTGCTGTGATTGTGGGAGTGGCGTTCCTAGCCCGGAAAAAATGA